A genomic window from Exiguobacterium acetylicum DSM 20416 includes:
- a CDS encoding peptide ABC transporter substrate-binding protein: MNKPSKIAFAGLSSIALLAVAACGQGNDENTSGSDSKNKKKEVTLVSTTDVPQLDPTKTTDSTSIIVTNNVFEGLYRLDGDNKPTPGIAESVEVSEDKKTYTFKLRKDAKWSDGSAVTADDFIYAWKRALDPKTAAEYAYILQDLKNANKIMAGDAELDELGVKKVDDQTLEVQLEAPAPYFLGLTSFPTYLPLKQSFVEDKGDKFATSVDTMVFNGPFVLDKWQANAGWTYKKNPDYWDKANVKMDKIDVKVVKEISTGVNLFEAKEVDFAPITSEFVSQYEKSDDYKTRPDARINFLRFNQKNKALKNKNIRKALALGFEKQGITDVILNDGSKPANFIVAKDFTFTPDGEDFRAKYPDLQSYDADAAKKAWDAGLKELGVKTVELSMLSRDEDAFKKVSEYLKGDLEKHLPGLTIKIKQQPFKNFLELESKGDYDISAAGWGPDYQDPMTFLDMWLTDGSFNRMEYSNKKFDDLIKGAKQQADEAKRWSDMQEAEKMLLTEDYAIAPIYQKGEAYLQRTNIDKLYRHPFGADMSFKWMEVK; encoded by the coding sequence ATGAATAAACCATCGAAAATCGCTTTTGCTGGACTTTCCAGCATCGCGCTTCTTGCTGTCGCTGCATGCGGGCAAGGAAATGACGAAAACACAAGCGGATCTGATTCGAAAAACAAAAAAAAGGAAGTCACACTCGTTTCGACGACGGATGTACCTCAGCTAGATCCGACGAAAACGACGGACTCGACTTCCATCATCGTCACGAACAACGTCTTCGAAGGGCTATATCGTCTTGATGGTGATAACAAACCAACACCTGGAATCGCGGAAAGCGTCGAAGTGTCGGAAGATAAAAAAACATATACATTCAAACTGCGTAAAGATGCGAAGTGGTCAGATGGATCAGCCGTCACAGCAGATGATTTCATCTATGCTTGGAAACGCGCACTTGATCCGAAGACAGCAGCAGAATACGCGTACATTCTACAAGATTTAAAGAACGCCAACAAAATCATGGCTGGCGACGCTGAACTTGATGAACTGGGTGTCAAGAAAGTTGACGATCAGACACTTGAAGTCCAACTTGAAGCTCCAGCACCTTACTTCCTTGGTTTGACGAGTTTCCCGACGTACTTACCATTAAAACAATCATTCGTCGAAGATAAAGGCGATAAGTTCGCGACAAGTGTTGATACAATGGTCTTCAACGGACCTTTCGTCCTCGATAAGTGGCAAGCAAATGCTGGTTGGACATACAAGAAAAATCCAGATTACTGGGATAAAGCGAATGTCAAGATGGATAAAATCGATGTCAAGGTCGTCAAAGAAATCTCAACTGGCGTCAACCTGTTCGAAGCGAAAGAAGTCGATTTTGCACCAATTACGTCTGAATTCGTTTCGCAGTATGAAAAATCAGATGATTACAAGACGCGTCCAGATGCTCGGATCAACTTCCTTCGCTTTAACCAAAAGAATAAAGCATTGAAGAATAAAAACATTCGAAAAGCACTCGCGCTTGGCTTTGAGAAACAAGGGATTACAGATGTCATCCTAAATGATGGATCAAAACCTGCAAACTTCATCGTCGCGAAAGACTTCACGTTTACACCAGATGGAGAAGACTTCCGCGCGAAGTATCCTGATCTACAAAGCTACGATGCTGACGCTGCGAAAAAAGCTTGGGATGCTGGCTTGAAGGAACTTGGTGTGAAGACAGTCGAACTCAGCATGCTCTCACGAGATGAAGATGCCTTCAAGAAGGTTTCTGAGTACTTAAAAGGAGATCTTGAGAAACACCTACCTGGTTTGACGATCAAAATCAAACAACAACCATTCAAAAACTTCCTCGAACTCGAATCGAAGGGAGATTACGATATCTCTGCGGCTGGTTGGGGACCTGACTACCAGGATCCAATGACGTTCCTTGATATGTGGTTAACGGATGGAAGCTTCAACCGGATGGAATACTCGAACAAAAAGTTCGATGATCTCATCAAGGGAGCAAAACAACAAGCAGATGAAGCGAAACGTTGGTCGGACATGCAAGAAGCTGAAAAAATGCTGTTGACAGAAGACTACGCCATCGCACCAATCTACCAAAAAGGGGAAGCTTACTTACAACGGACAAACATTGATAAATTGTACCGTCACCCATTCGGTGCCGATATGAGCTTTAAATGGATGGAAGTAAAATAA
- the nagE gene encoding N-acetylglucosamine-specific PTS transporter subunit IIBC, translating to MLQFLQRIGKALMLPIAVLPAAGIVLRLGSADMLDIPLMVAAGGAIFDNLPLIFAIGVAIGLSIDASGAAGLAGAIGYLVLKNGVDSMNKEYSSAQIQAKYDAIAAIVNDSSTKVDGATLGSIANQATLGSTVNMAVFGGIIAGIVAGLLYNRFYNIKLPDWLAFFGGRRFVPIITSAVMLVLAFIFGYVWPFIEQGINGAGEWMVGLGAGGAALFGFFNRLLIPVGLHHVLNNIFWFVFGSYEKADGTVANGDIARFFAGDPTAGIYQAGFFPIMMFALPAAAFAIVMAARKENRKAVAGAMIGLGLTSFLTGITEPIEFSFMFLSPVLYVIHAVLTGLSMAIVNLLGILHGFSFSAGFIDYALNFGIATKPLLLIPVGLAFAVVYYFLFYFMITKFDLKTPGREDESLVTDTGVVLTDSDDKYEQQAAQIFAGLKGTDNVTSIDNCATRLRLQVKDPSIIDEAAIKAAGAKGVMKMGATSVQIIIGTDVEFVADAMKRQK from the coding sequence ATGTTGCAGTTTCTACAACGCATTGGTAAAGCTTTGATGTTACCAATCGCAGTATTACCAGCTGCCGGAATCGTGCTCCGATTAGGTTCGGCGGATATGCTAGATATTCCGTTGATGGTAGCAGCAGGAGGGGCTATTTTTGATAACCTTCCATTAATATTTGCCATCGGTGTCGCCATTGGTCTATCGATCGATGCAAGTGGGGCAGCGGGTCTTGCCGGAGCCATTGGGTATCTCGTCTTAAAGAACGGCGTTGACTCGATGAACAAGGAGTATTCCAGTGCACAGATTCAAGCAAAATATGATGCGATTGCCGCAATCGTCAATGATTCCTCGACCAAGGTCGACGGAGCGACACTTGGTTCGATCGCGAATCAGGCGACACTCGGATCGACCGTTAATATGGCGGTATTCGGTGGAATCATCGCGGGTATCGTCGCAGGACTTCTATACAATCGGTTCTACAACATTAAGTTACCGGATTGGTTAGCATTCTTCGGTGGTCGTCGTTTCGTTCCAATCATTACATCAGCGGTCATGCTCGTACTTGCTTTCATCTTTGGTTATGTCTGGCCGTTCATCGAGCAAGGCATCAACGGTGCTGGTGAATGGATGGTTGGTCTTGGTGCAGGAGGCGCTGCTCTGTTTGGATTCTTTAACCGTCTCTTGATTCCTGTCGGCTTACACCACGTCTTGAATAATATTTTCTGGTTCGTCTTCGGTTCATATGAAAAAGCAGATGGTACAGTCGCGAATGGCGACATCGCACGCTTTTTCGCTGGAGATCCGACAGCTGGGATTTATCAAGCGGGCTTCTTCCCAATTATGATGTTTGCCTTACCGGCTGCAGCTTTTGCGATTGTCATGGCTGCGCGTAAAGAAAATCGAAAAGCAGTTGCTGGAGCGATGATTGGTCTTGGACTGACGTCCTTCTTGACAGGGATCACGGAACCAATCGAGTTCTCGTTCATGTTCTTATCACCTGTTTTATATGTCATTCATGCAGTTTTAACAGGTCTATCGATGGCCATCGTTAACTTACTCGGTATTTTACATGGCTTCTCCTTCTCGGCTGGTTTCATTGATTATGCCTTGAACTTCGGGATTGCCACAAAACCATTACTTCTCATCCCGGTTGGTCTCGCGTTCGCGGTCGTCTATTACTTCCTATTCTACTTCATGATCACGAAATTTGATCTGAAGACACCAGGTCGCGAAGATGAATCGCTCGTCACAGACACGGGAGTCGTTCTGACAGACTCAGACGATAAATATGAACAACAAGCAGCTCAAATTTTTGCCGGATTGAAAGGAACAGACAACGTCACGTCGATTGATAACTGTGCGACACGCTTACGTCTCCAAGTCAAGGATCCAAGTATCATTGATGAAGCAGCGATTAAAGCGGCTGGAGCAAAAGGTGTCATGAAGATGGGTGCGACAAGTGTTCAAATCATCATTGGCACAGATGTTGAATTCGTTGCGGATGCGATGAAGCGACAGAAGTAA
- a CDS encoding CsbD family protein yields MSNNSGLNKKADGLVDKVAGKAKEALGKATGDKSTEREGKKDQVKGDAKKTVGNVQQNFEDTNRR; encoded by the coding sequence ATGTCAAACAACAGTGGTCTCAATAAAAAAGCAGATGGTCTCGTCGATAAAGTAGCAGGTAAAGCGAAAGAAGCGCTTGGGAAAGCAACAGGCGATAAATCAACAGAACGCGAAGGTAAAAAAGATCAAGTTAAAGGTGACGCGAAGAAAACGGTCGGAAACGTCCAACAAAATTTCGAAGATACGAATCGTCGCTAA
- the ade gene encoding adenine deaminase, protein MEQTVRERLIAIAAKKEKAAVVYQNISVIDVMTRETYTADVAIDSGYIAAVGEGYEGIDNRPGEGLFIAPSFVDAHVHIESSMVPPSEYEQAILPLGVTTIIADPHEIANVKGAEGLSFMLDDAEGLALDVRMMLPSCVPATSFEHAGASLDAAALAPFVDHPGVHGLGEVMDYPAVERADHDMLQKIKQIEDAGKLIDGHAAGLGPREINIYGVAGIRTDHESVSKEDAIARARRGLYVEIREGSAARNLKEVLDAVTESNASRFLFCTDDKHLDDTLREGTIDYNIRYAIRHGIKRETAYAMASLHATNAYRLDDRGAIVPGRRADFVLLSDADNVVIDEVYIQGDCVARAGKTIRPVRRAHVPESLRGTLNTKPITPEVFALPLESARAHVIGVIPKSIVTEHLILDVPLQDGHFVPVPEQDLLKIAVIERHHGTAFSAVGIVKGFKMKRGAIAATVAHDSHNLVIVGASDEEMQLAAERLVQAGGGVIAVNGQEVLAELPLEIAGLMTNRPFQEVGDTLEALNDALDVLEADRSFNPYLTMSFLCLPVIPELKLTDSGLFDVKHFQHISVQAD, encoded by the coding sequence ATGGAACAAACAGTGCGTGAACGATTGATCGCGATTGCTGCAAAAAAAGAGAAAGCAGCCGTCGTCTATCAGAATATTTCAGTCATTGATGTCATGACACGAGAAACCTATACAGCAGATGTAGCGATTGATTCAGGCTATATCGCGGCTGTCGGGGAAGGATACGAAGGAATCGATAATCGTCCGGGAGAGGGGCTCTTCATCGCACCAAGTTTCGTCGATGCCCACGTCCATATTGAATCATCGATGGTCCCACCGAGTGAGTATGAGCAAGCGATTCTACCATTAGGGGTCACGACGATCATTGCCGATCCGCATGAGATCGCGAATGTCAAAGGAGCGGAAGGATTATCCTTCATGCTAGACGATGCTGAAGGTCTTGCCCTTGATGTACGAATGATGTTACCGAGTTGTGTACCAGCGACTTCGTTTGAACACGCGGGAGCATCTCTTGACGCCGCGGCACTTGCACCGTTCGTCGATCATCCTGGTGTCCATGGTTTAGGAGAAGTCATGGATTATCCAGCGGTCGAACGAGCCGATCACGATATGCTCCAAAAAATTAAACAGATCGAAGACGCAGGAAAACTAATCGATGGTCATGCTGCGGGACTCGGACCACGCGAAATCAACATTTATGGTGTCGCTGGAATTCGAACGGATCATGAATCCGTCAGTAAGGAAGATGCCATCGCCCGAGCGCGTCGTGGTCTGTATGTTGAAATACGCGAAGGTTCGGCAGCTCGAAACTTAAAAGAAGTACTCGATGCTGTAACGGAAAGCAATGCGAGCCGTTTCCTCTTCTGTACGGATGATAAACATTTGGATGATACGTTACGAGAGGGAACGATCGACTATAATATCCGCTATGCGATCCGTCATGGGATTAAACGTGAGACAGCGTATGCGATGGCATCGTTGCACGCGACGAACGCGTATCGTTTAGACGATCGGGGAGCCATCGTACCAGGACGTCGGGCGGACTTCGTCTTGTTATCCGATGCTGATAACGTCGTGATTGACGAGGTCTATATTCAAGGTGATTGTGTTGCGCGAGCAGGGAAAACGATTCGTCCGGTTCGCCGCGCGCATGTGCCAGAGTCATTACGCGGAACCTTGAATACAAAACCGATTACACCGGAAGTATTCGCCCTTCCACTTGAATCAGCGCGTGCGCATGTCATTGGAGTCATTCCGAAAAGCATCGTCACCGAGCACTTGATTCTCGACGTTCCACTTCAAGACGGACATTTCGTGCCTGTGCCGGAACAGGATCTCTTAAAGATTGCTGTCATTGAACGTCATCACGGGACAGCCTTCTCGGCAGTCGGTATCGTCAAAGGCTTTAAGATGAAACGCGGAGCGATTGCAGCGACTGTTGCCCATGATTCACACAACCTCGTCATCGTAGGCGCGTCAGACGAAGAGATGCAACTGGCCGCAGAACGTCTCGTCCAAGCGGGTGGGGGAGTCATTGCTGTCAATGGTCAAGAAGTGCTTGCCGAGTTACCGCTTGAAATCGCTGGACTGATGACGAATCGTCCCTTCCAAGAAGTTGGAGATACACTCGAAGCATTGAATGATGCACTCGATGTATTAGAGGCGGATCGGTCCTTTAATCCCTATTTAACGATGTCATTTCTTTGCTTACCGGTCATTCCGGAGTTAAAGCTGACCGACAGTGGATTATTCGACGTAAAACACTTTCAGCATATTTCAGTACAAGCAGACTGA
- a CDS encoding basic amino acid/polyamine antiporter, protein MMNQQKIGFFALAAMVIGSMVGGGAFNLPGAMAQSASAGPILIGWSITGIGMIMLALVFQHLANSKPELEGGIYAYAREGFGRFVGFNSAWGYWVSAWIGTVANITLVFNAISYFFPIFAAENRIFLLLMSMVVIWGLFWLVSSGIKEATLVNLITTIAKLVPILIFILLVGIAFNIKTFNLDIWGEGTELGSIFDQVKGTMLVTLWAFVGIEGAVVLSSRAKNRSDVGKATVTGLVGVLVIYILISVLSLGVLSQEQLAGLKEPTMAYVLEAAIGPIGATIIMIGLIISLSGALLGWTILASEISYLVAKDGAFPKAFAKTNRKGAPVGALLITQIATQVVAGIALFSAQTYLVLSSIAGICALLPYLLSALYSIRTSREERNQKMLLFSIIASAYSIWLVYASGIWYIVIAALVYAPGILAYALAEREQQRTGMSRYEWIASMVLVVLAGVAVYGMVVGEIQL, encoded by the coding sequence ATCATGAATCAACAAAAAATCGGGTTCTTTGCTCTCGCTGCAATGGTCATCGGTTCCATGGTCGGTGGAGGAGCTTTTAACCTTCCTGGTGCAATGGCTCAAAGTGCAAGTGCAGGACCTATCCTCATCGGCTGGAGTATTACGGGGATTGGGATGATCATGCTCGCGTTAGTATTCCAACATCTCGCCAATAGTAAACCAGAGCTCGAAGGCGGTATCTATGCCTATGCGCGTGAAGGGTTCGGACGTTTCGTCGGCTTTAACAGTGCTTGGGGATACTGGGTATCGGCGTGGATCGGAACAGTTGCGAATATCACGCTCGTGTTTAATGCGATTAGTTATTTCTTCCCGATTTTCGCAGCAGAAAATCGAATATTCCTTCTTTTGATGAGTATGGTCGTCATTTGGGGATTGTTCTGGCTCGTCTCGAGCGGAATTAAGGAAGCGACACTCGTCAATCTGATTACGACGATCGCAAAGCTCGTTCCGATCTTGATTTTCATTCTTCTAGTAGGAATCGCCTTTAATATCAAAACGTTTAATTTGGATATTTGGGGAGAGGGAACAGAACTCGGTTCGATCTTCGATCAAGTAAAAGGAACGATGCTCGTCACACTTTGGGCGTTCGTTGGAATTGAAGGGGCGGTCGTTTTATCAAGTCGTGCTAAAAATCGAAGTGATGTCGGGAAAGCGACAGTGACGGGACTTGTTGGCGTTCTAGTCATCTATATCTTAATTTCCGTTCTATCACTAGGAGTGCTCAGTCAAGAACAACTAGCTGGATTAAAAGAACCGACGATGGCATATGTATTAGAGGCAGCGATTGGACCAATCGGTGCGACGATCATCATGATCGGTTTGATTATCTCACTATCCGGTGCACTTCTCGGATGGACGATTCTCGCATCGGAGATTTCGTATCTTGTGGCAAAAGACGGTGCATTTCCGAAAGCATTCGCAAAAACGAATCGGAAAGGTGCTCCAGTCGGCGCGCTGTTGATTACACAAATCGCGACACAAGTTGTCGCAGGAATCGCGCTTTTCTCAGCGCAAACCTATCTTGTCCTGTCGAGTATCGCTGGGATTTGTGCGTTATTACCGTATTTGTTATCAGCATTGTATAGCATTCGGACATCGCGAGAAGAGCGCAATCAGAAAATGTTACTTTTCTCCATCATCGCATCAGCGTATTCGATTTGGCTCGTCTATGCGTCGGGTATCTGGTACATCGTCATCGCGGCATTAGTCTATGCTCCAGGGATTCTCGCATATGCTTTAGCAGAGCGAGAACAGCAACGGACGGGCATGTCACGTTATGAGTGGATTGCCAGTATGGTTCTTGTTGTCTTAGCAGGAGTAGCCGTTTACGGAATGGTTGTAGGAGAAATTCAATTGTAA
- a CDS encoding MgtC/SapB family protein gives MNWIHVFQLEDLLKLLLAATLGIFIGFEREIKNKPVGIRTSLVITLISCLLTIVSIKSVLLYHDMATNVQMDPMRLVAQIITGIGFIGAGVILRRPHDIVSGLTTAAIIWSASGIGIAVGAGFIWESIFLVLFLFLLLEGLTRMMGRINNSRFEANVLVAHLLLPSGLDPTDIVLALERKGVRITNMRLRGNPVRLTLRMYSPHKLTLFLLYDYLKSLGIEEIDLDQ, from the coding sequence ATGAACTGGATTCATGTATTTCAGCTCGAAGACCTTCTAAAACTCCTATTAGCCGCTACACTTGGAATTTTCATCGGATTCGAGCGTGAAATCAAAAATAAACCGGTTGGTATACGCACTAGCCTCGTAATTACCCTGATCAGTTGCCTGTTAACCATCGTTTCCATCAAATCGGTCTTACTCTACCATGACATGGCGACGAATGTTCAGATGGATCCGATGCGTCTCGTCGCCCAAATCATTACCGGAATTGGTTTTATCGGCGCTGGTGTCATCTTACGTCGACCGCATGATATCGTCAGCGGATTAACGACTGCCGCTATTATTTGGAGTGCAAGCGGGATTGGAATCGCTGTCGGTGCAGGTTTCATCTGGGAGTCGATTTTTCTCGTTCTCTTTCTCTTCCTCTTACTGGAAGGCTTAACTCGGATGATGGGGCGTATCAACAATAGTCGGTTCGAAGCAAATGTCCTCGTTGCGCATCTCTTACTTCCTTCCGGACTTGATCCGACAGACATCGTTCTTGCTCTAGAGCGTAAAGGTGTACGTATTACGAATATGCGATTACGTGGTAATCCCGTTCGATTGACGTTACGAATGTATTCCCCGCATAAGCTGACCTTATTCCTACTTTATGACTATTTAAAATCGCTTGGAATTGAGGAGATAGACCTTGATCAGTGA
- a CDS encoding putative bifunctional diguanylate cyclase/phosphodiesterase: protein MDRSTIDSYEVVIQEFPLPAFILNTDLTIRSWNNLAEQQWGWTQQEVVGQTVPLLEREDMAFSQQIWHAFLERRQSVQLPNASLLHKTGTSVTSTLLLSPLLDHTGTVIAAFACCIPSAEQQTKMKPLFQGLMDLRHAFDQIASVAVFDARGTITYVNDQLIDVTGYCSEMLLNQPWSLILDPSSSVVSEIRAQLRERKAWSGRLSLTSQTGERKHLQATLIPIYDANGVRFQHLFIGNDITETTALEEELDFLVHHHEMTHLLNKRGFLREGEALFRSAASHDPIALILFDIDRFKVINDSFGTHVGDQLLQAMATRLLQHTTGILAFHPTSDLFGVLLPAPSSNLLFQYARKLQQALQRPYYINGHSLIVSCTFGITVYPSEAKTLEDLYRRSETALYAGKSIGTGTIQYLTHEMDTQFTRKIQLERSLFTALEDQSLYLAYQPIIELQTQAVKGFEALLRWNHTALGSIPPDEFIPLAEETSLITPINNWVIIEACEQLAKWHQTIDPKLTMAINISPHQFQSDSFIRTLQHIVTERLISPSSITLEMTENIAILQTQRTVERMHLIKSLGFRLSIDDFGTGYSSLQYLSAFPIDELKIDKVFIDGLATNDHALLDSIIQLGHNLELNLVAEGVETEHALDYLKTTSCQHMQGFIFSEPLSVQDVEKRFLAP, encoded by the coding sequence ATGGACCGTTCGACCATTGATTCCTATGAAGTCGTCATTCAAGAATTCCCTTTACCCGCTTTCATATTGAATACTGATTTGACCATCCGCTCTTGGAATAATCTAGCCGAACAGCAATGGGGCTGGACACAACAGGAAGTCGTGGGTCAGACTGTTCCACTTCTTGAACGGGAAGACATGGCATTCAGTCAACAGATTTGGCATGCCTTCTTGGAGCGCCGTCAATCCGTCCAATTACCGAATGCCTCCTTGTTGCATAAGACGGGCACTTCTGTAACATCAACTCTCCTTTTGTCTCCTTTACTTGATCATACAGGAACCGTTATTGCCGCTTTTGCTTGCTGTATCCCTTCAGCTGAGCAACAAACGAAAATGAAACCACTCTTCCAAGGATTGATGGATTTGCGTCATGCATTCGATCAGATTGCTTCTGTCGCCGTCTTCGATGCACGGGGAACGATCACGTACGTGAATGATCAACTCATCGATGTGACAGGATATTGCTCTGAGATGCTTCTCAACCAGCCTTGGTCACTCATATTAGATCCATCCAGTTCTGTCGTTTCGGAGATTCGTGCACAACTTCGTGAACGAAAAGCCTGGTCTGGTCGCCTTAGCCTCACTTCGCAAACGGGTGAACGAAAACATCTCCAAGCGACGCTCATTCCAATCTATGATGCGAACGGCGTTCGTTTTCAGCACCTGTTCATCGGGAACGACATCACGGAAACAACAGCACTTGAAGAAGAACTCGATTTTTTAGTGCATCATCATGAGATGACGCATTTATTAAATAAACGTGGATTTTTACGCGAAGGTGAAGCATTATTCCGCTCTGCTGCGTCGCATGATCCGATTGCCCTCATCTTGTTCGATATCGATCGTTTCAAAGTGATCAATGATTCGTTTGGAACACACGTCGGTGATCAACTACTTCAAGCAATGGCAACGCGCCTTTTGCAACATACGACAGGTATACTCGCTTTTCATCCGACGAGTGATCTATTCGGCGTCTTGTTACCTGCACCGTCGAGCAATCTGCTTTTCCAATATGCTCGGAAATTACAACAAGCACTGCAGCGCCCTTATTACATCAATGGTCACTCACTGATCGTTTCTTGTACGTTCGGGATCACCGTCTATCCATCGGAAGCCAAAACACTGGAGGATTTATATCGCCGCTCCGAAACAGCTCTATACGCAGGAAAATCAATTGGTACCGGAACGATTCAGTACTTAACACACGAGATGGACACACAATTCACACGTAAAATCCAACTCGAACGATCCCTCTTCACGGCACTCGAAGATCAATCCCTATATCTTGCTTATCAACCAATCATTGAACTTCAGACACAAGCCGTTAAAGGCTTCGAAGCGTTATTACGCTGGAATCACACGGCACTCGGGAGTATTCCACCAGATGAATTCATTCCACTCGCTGAAGAAACTTCACTGATCACACCAATCAACAACTGGGTCATCATCGAAGCATGTGAACAGCTCGCAAAATGGCACCAGACGATTGATCCTAAACTGACGATGGCAATCAATATCTCACCGCATCAGTTCCAAAGCGACTCCTTCATTCGTACATTACAACACATCGTAACAGAACGACTGATATCACCATCTTCGATTACTTTGGAGATGACGGAAAACATCGCGATTCTCCAGACGCAACGAACGGTCGAACGCATGCACCTCATCAAGTCGCTCGGCTTCCGTTTATCAATCGATGATTTCGGTACCGGTTATTCTTCTTTGCAGTATCTCAGTGCTTTTCCAATCGACGAATTAAAAATCGATAAAGTATTCATTGATGGTCTGGCGACAAATGACCACGCCTTGCTCGATTCCATCATTCAACTTGGTCACAACTTAGAGTTGAATCTTGTCGCTGAAGGTGTTGAGACAGAACACGCGTTAGATTATCTAAAAACGACATCGTGTCAGCATATGCAAGGGTTCATTTTCTCTGAACCTCTATCTGTACAGGATGTCGAAAAACGATTCTTAGCACCTTAA
- a CDS encoding ornithine--oxo-acid transaminase, with protein sequence MNQTEKIIQQTEQFGAHNYHPLPIVISEAEGVFVTDPEGRRYMDMLSAYSAVNQGHRHPKIIDALKRQADKITLTSRAFHNDQLGFFYEKVAQLTGKDMVLPMNTGAEAVETAVKAARRWAYEVKQIPGDAEIIVCEGNFHGRTMTAVSMSTEAEYQRGFGPLLPGIKTIPYGDLEALKQAITENTAAFILEPIQGEAGILIPYDGFLKDAQEVCRAQNVLLVSDEIQSGLGRSGKWFASDWDEVTPDMYILGKALGGGVFPISCVAANKDVLSVFNPGSHGSTFGGNPLACAVSIASLEVLEDEKLPERSLELGTYFMEKLKQINNPMIKEVRGRGLFIGVELTEAARPYCEALKEKGLLCKETHETVIRFAPPLVITKEELDWAFERIEQVLGVSVAQ encoded by the coding sequence ATGAATCAAACAGAGAAAATCATTCAACAGACAGAACAGTTCGGAGCACATAACTACCATCCACTCCCAATCGTCATCTCAGAGGCGGAGGGTGTCTTCGTTACGGATCCTGAAGGACGTCGGTATATGGATATGCTGAGTGCCTATTCAGCAGTCAACCAAGGACATCGTCATCCCAAAATCATTGACGCTCTCAAACGTCAGGCAGATAAGATTACTTTGACGTCACGCGCCTTCCATAATGATCAACTGGGCTTCTTTTATGAAAAAGTCGCACAATTGACGGGAAAAGATATGGTATTACCGATGAACACGGGTGCGGAAGCTGTCGAGACAGCAGTGAAAGCAGCACGACGTTGGGCATATGAAGTCAAACAAATCCCAGGTGACGCTGAAATCATCGTTTGTGAAGGAAACTTCCATGGTCGGACGATGACAGCCGTCTCGATGTCGACGGAAGCAGAATACCAGCGGGGATTTGGACCGCTTCTTCCTGGAATCAAGACGATTCCTTACGGCGATCTTGAGGCATTAAAACAGGCGATCACTGAAAATACAGCGGCATTCATCTTGGAACCGATTCAAGGCGAAGCAGGCATCTTAATTCCTTACGATGGTTTCTTAAAAGACGCGCAAGAAGTTTGTCGTGCGCAAAACGTGTTGCTCGTATCGGATGAGATTCAGTCTGGACTCGGTCGTTCCGGTAAATGGTTTGCTTCTGATTGGGACGAGGTAACACCAGACATGTACATTCTTGGTAAAGCACTGGGTGGTGGTGTATTCCCAATCTCATGTGTGGCTGCGAATAAAGATGTCCTTTCCGTCTTCAATCCAGGCTCACACGGCTCGACGTTTGGTGGCAATCCACTCGCTTGTGCCGTCTCGATTGCTTCACTTGAAGTATTAGAAGACGAAAAGTTACCGGAACGTTCACTCGAACTCGGTACGTATTTCATGGAGAAGTTAAAACAAATCAACAACCCGATGATTAAAGAAGTACGTGGTCGTGGATTGTTCATTGGTGTTGAACTCACAGAAGCAGCACGACCATATTGCGAAGCGTTAAAAGAAAAAGGCTTGCTCTGTAAAGAAACGCATGAGACAGTCATTCGCTTTGCACCACCGCTCGTCATTACAAAAGAAGAGTTGGATTGGGCGTTCGAACGGATTGAACAAGTGTTAGGTGTTTCCGTCGCCCAATAA